Proteins from a single region of Streptomyces vinaceus:
- a CDS encoding exo-beta-N-acetylmuramidase NamZ family protein, producing MTLSRRGLLGLAGTTGALGTLGAVGAAPGPAPDRADPDRADAGRADPDRADAAAGRVRTGFEQLAADGYALLAGQRVGVVTNPTGITADARHLVDVLHADARVKLVAVFGPEHGFRGTAQAGGSEAAGRDPATGLPVYDTYGKSGQKLADLFTAAGIDTVVFDIQDVGARFYTYIWTLYDCMRAAALADKAVVVLDRPNPVGGRRAAGPVLEAAYASGVGREPVALAHGMTVAELALLFNAEFLASKPVRLSTVRMTGWRRDSFFGATGLPWVPPSPNVPTPDTALAYAGTCLFEGTNLSEGRGTTTPFEVVGAEGVDRRWAEAAQELGLPGVWFREAYFTPAFSKFTGKVCGGVRLIVHDRAAFDPVRAGIGLLVTAKRAWSGFAWRTDHWIDQLTGTDRVRKMIDAGAGVEEIAGDWAAGLERFAAVRGRYLLYP from the coding sequence ATGACGCTGTCGCGACGGGGGCTGCTGGGACTGGCGGGGACCACAGGGGCCTTGGGCACCCTGGGAGCGGTGGGAGCGGCGCCGGGCCCCGCCCCGGACCGAGCGGACCCGGACCGGGCGGACGCGGGCCGGGCGGACCCGGACCGGGCGGACGCGGCCGCAGGCCGGGTCCGCACCGGCTTCGAGCAGCTCGCCGCCGACGGCTACGCGCTGCTCGCCGGTCAGCGGGTCGGCGTCGTCACCAACCCCACGGGGATCACCGCCGACGCCCGCCACCTCGTCGACGTACTGCACGCGGACGCGCGGGTGAAGCTGGTCGCGGTGTTCGGGCCGGAGCACGGGTTCCGCGGAACGGCTCAGGCGGGCGGCTCCGAGGCGGCCGGGCGCGATCCGGCGACCGGCCTGCCGGTGTACGACACGTACGGCAAGAGCGGGCAGAAGCTCGCGGACCTGTTCACCGCCGCCGGGATCGACACGGTCGTCTTCGACATCCAGGACGTCGGGGCGCGCTTCTACACCTACATCTGGACGCTGTACGACTGCATGCGCGCGGCCGCGCTGGCGGACAAGGCCGTGGTCGTACTGGACCGGCCGAACCCGGTGGGCGGCCGCCGCGCGGCCGGGCCCGTGCTGGAGGCGGCGTACGCGAGCGGGGTCGGCCGCGAGCCGGTCGCGCTCGCGCACGGGATGACGGTGGCCGAGCTGGCCCTGCTGTTCAACGCGGAGTTCCTGGCGTCGAAGCCGGTCAGGCTGAGCACCGTGAGGATGACCGGGTGGCGGCGGGACTCCTTCTTCGGGGCGACCGGGCTGCCCTGGGTGCCGCCGAGCCCGAACGTGCCCACGCCGGACACGGCCCTCGCGTACGCCGGCACCTGCCTGTTCGAGGGCACCAACCTGTCCGAGGGGCGCGGGACGACCACACCCTTCGAGGTGGTCGGCGCGGAGGGCGTCGACCGGCGGTGGGCGGAGGCGGCCCAGGAGCTCGGCCTGCCCGGGGTGTGGTTCCGGGAGGCCTACTTCACCCCGGCCTTCTCCAAGTTCACCGGGAAGGTGTGCGGCGGGGTCCGGCTGATCGTGCACGACCGGGCGGCCTTCGATCCGGTGCGGGCGGGGATCGGGCTGCTGGTGACCGCGAAGCGGGCCTGGAGCGGCTTCGCGTGGCGCACGGACCACTGGATCGACCAGCTGACCGGAACGGACCGGGTCCGGAAGATGATCGACGCCGGGGCGGGGGTCGAGGAGATCGCGGGCGACTGGGCGGCGGGCCTGGAACGGTTCGCGGCGGTGCGGGGGCGGTACCTGCTCTATCCGTGA
- a CDS encoding aldehyde dehydrogenase family protein has protein sequence MKAHDGMYIDGAWRPAAGRERIEVVNPADEQVIAGVPAGNADDVDAAVRAARAAFPGWAATAPAERAALIGALRDVLVARKGEFAELITAELGSPRGFSEMVHVGAPIAVSSSFAELGASYAFEEKIGNSTVLMEPVGVVGAITPWNYPLHQIVAKVAPALAAGCTLVLKPAEDTPLTAQLFAEAVHEAGIPAGVFNLVTGTGPVAGQALAAHEGVDLVSFTGSTAVGRQIGATAGAAVKRVALELGGKSANVILPGADLAKAVAAGVGHVMNNSGQSCNALTRMLVHRDQYEEAVSLAAAAVAKYPSGDPTDPGTRLGPVINAKQRDRVRGYIRKGVEEGARLVAGGPEAPYERGYFIAPTVFADVTPEMTIAQEEIFGPVLSILSYEDQDEALRIANGTVYGLGGAVWAADEETAVAFARRMDTGQVDINGGRFNPLAPFGGYKQSGVGRELGPHGLAEYLQTKSLQF, from the coding sequence ATGAAGGCCCACGACGGGATGTACATCGACGGCGCATGGCGGCCCGCCGCCGGACGCGAGCGGATCGAGGTGGTCAACCCGGCCGACGAGCAGGTCATCGCCGGGGTCCCGGCCGGGAACGCCGACGACGTGGACGCGGCCGTACGCGCGGCACGCGCCGCCTTCCCCGGCTGGGCGGCCACCGCTCCGGCCGAGCGGGCCGCCCTGATCGGGGCGCTCCGCGACGTGCTGGTCGCCCGAAAGGGCGAGTTCGCCGAGCTCATCACCGCCGAACTCGGCTCCCCGCGGGGCTTCTCGGAGATGGTTCACGTGGGCGCGCCGATCGCCGTGTCCTCCTCCTTCGCGGAGCTGGGCGCCTCGTACGCCTTCGAGGAGAAGATCGGCAACTCCACCGTGCTGATGGAGCCGGTCGGCGTCGTCGGGGCCATCACCCCCTGGAACTACCCGCTGCACCAGATCGTTGCCAAGGTGGCACCCGCTCTCGCCGCCGGCTGCACCCTCGTCCTCAAGCCGGCCGAGGACACCCCGCTGACCGCGCAGCTCTTCGCCGAAGCCGTGCACGAGGCGGGCATTCCGGCGGGCGTGTTCAACCTGGTGACCGGGACCGGCCCGGTCGCCGGCCAGGCGCTGGCCGCGCACGAGGGAGTCGACCTCGTCTCCTTCACCGGCTCCACCGCGGTCGGCAGGCAGATCGGCGCCACGGCCGGCGCCGCCGTCAAGCGCGTCGCCCTCGAACTCGGCGGCAAATCGGCCAACGTCATCCTGCCCGGGGCCGACCTGGCCAAGGCCGTCGCGGCGGGCGTGGGCCACGTCATGAACAACTCCGGCCAGAGCTGCAACGCGCTCACGCGGATGCTCGTCCACCGCGACCAGTACGAGGAGGCCGTCTCGCTCGCGGCCGCCGCCGTCGCCAAGTACCCCTCGGGCGACCCCACCGACCCGGGCACCCGCCTCGGCCCGGTCATCAACGCCAAGCAGCGCGACCGCGTGCGCGGATACATCAGGAAGGGCGTCGAGGAGGGCGCGCGCCTCGTCGCGGGCGGCCCCGAGGCGCCGTACGAGCGCGGGTACTTCATCGCCCCGACCGTGTTCGCCGACGTCACGCCCGAGATGACCATCGCGCAGGAGGAGATCTTCGGCCCGGTGCTCTCGATCCTCTCGTACGAGGACCAGGACGAGGCCCTGCGCATCGCGAACGGGACCGTCTACGGCCTGGGCGGCGCGGTGTGGGCGGCGGACGAGGAGACGGCGGTCGCCTTCGCGCGGCGCATGGACACCGGCCAGGTGGACATCAACGGCGGTCGCTTCAACCCGCTCGCACCCTTCGGCGGCTACAAGCAGTCGGGGGTCGGACGCGAGCTCGGCCCGCACGGCCTGGCCGAGTACCTCCAGACCAAGTCGCTGCAGTTCTGA
- a CDS encoding Zn-dependent alcohol dehydrogenase, translated as MVRAAILPAVGAPLDIREIVLPDPGPGQVRVRLAAAGVCHSDLSLTDGTMTVPVPAVLGHEGSGTVLAVGEGVTHVAPGDGVVLNWSPSCGECHHCSIGEVWLCSKALSGVGAVYAHDAEGTPLHPGLNVAAFAEETVVAARCVLPAPAGIPLAEAALLGCAVLTGYGAVRNSAQVRPGESVAVFGVGGVGLAALQAARIAEAGPIVAVDVSPAKEELARAAGATEFVLASDTTAKQIRALTGGQGADVAVECAGRAQSIRAAWDSTRRGGRTTVVGIGGKDQKVGFHALEIFHFARTLTGCVYGNSDPARDLPLIAEHVRAGRLDLGSLVTDRITLDGIPAAFEAMLAGKGGRSLVVF; from the coding sequence ATGGTCCGCGCCGCCATCCTGCCCGCCGTCGGAGCACCGCTGGACATACGGGAGATCGTCCTGCCCGATCCCGGCCCCGGGCAGGTCCGGGTACGGCTCGCCGCAGCCGGTGTCTGCCACTCCGACCTCTCCCTCACCGACGGCACCATGACGGTCCCCGTCCCCGCCGTCCTCGGTCACGAGGGCTCGGGGACGGTCCTCGCCGTCGGCGAGGGCGTCACCCACGTCGCCCCCGGCGACGGCGTGGTGCTCAACTGGTCCCCGTCCTGCGGGGAGTGCCACCACTGCTCGATCGGCGAGGTCTGGCTCTGCTCCAAGGCGCTCAGCGGGGTGGGGGCGGTCTACGCCCACGACGCCGAGGGCACGCCGCTGCACCCGGGGCTGAACGTGGCCGCCTTCGCCGAGGAGACGGTCGTCGCCGCCCGCTGCGTGCTGCCCGCGCCCGCCGGGATCCCGCTCGCGGAGGCGGCCCTGCTCGGCTGCGCGGTCCTCACCGGCTACGGCGCCGTGCGCAACAGCGCCCAGGTACGCCCGGGCGAGTCCGTCGCCGTCTTCGGCGTCGGCGGAGTCGGCCTGGCCGCGCTCCAGGCCGCGCGGATCGCCGAGGCGGGCCCGATCGTGGCCGTCGACGTCTCCCCGGCCAAGGAGGAGCTGGCCCGGGCGGCCGGGGCCACCGAGTTCGTGCTCGCCTCCGACACCACCGCCAAGCAGATCCGCGCCCTCACCGGCGGGCAGGGCGCCGACGTCGCCGTCGAGTGCGCGGGCCGTGCGCAGTCCATCCGTGCGGCCTGGGACTCCACCCGTCGCGGCGGGCGCACCACGGTCGTCGGGATCGGTGGCAAGGACCAGAAGGTGGGCTTCCACGCCCTGGAGATCTTCCACTTCGCCCGCACCCTCACCGGCTGCGTGTACGGGAACAGTGATCCCGCGCGCGATCTCCCGCTGATCGCCGAGCACGTCCGCGCGGGCCGGCTCGACCTCGGCTCCCTGGTCACCGACCGCATCACCTTGGACGGCATCCCGGCCGCCTTCGAGGCGATGCTCGCCGGCAAGGGCGGCCGCTCGCTCGTCGTGTTCTAG
- a CDS encoding SDR family oxidoreductase, with translation MSAYLDQRVVVTGAGGGIGAALARRFAAEGATVVVNDLDAAKAAAVAGEIGARAIAVPGDASAVVAEAREALGGRVDVYCANAGLGSGGDAFADEAVWEAAWDTNVMAHVRAARLLLPEWLERGSGRFVSTVSAAGLLTMIGAAPYSVTKHGALAFAEWLSLTYRHRGLQVHAICPQGVRTDMLTAAGSAGELVLAPTAIEPEAVADALFDGMEKGRFLILPHPEVADYYAARATGPDRWLGNMNHIQQKWETR, from the coding sequence GTGAGCGCGTACCTGGACCAGCGAGTCGTCGTCACCGGCGCGGGCGGCGGCATCGGCGCCGCCCTCGCCCGCCGCTTCGCCGCCGAGGGGGCCACGGTCGTGGTCAACGACCTCGACGCCGCCAAGGCCGCCGCGGTGGCGGGCGAGATCGGCGCCAGGGCGATCGCGGTACCCGGCGACGCCTCGGCCGTCGTGGCCGAGGCCCGCGAGGCGCTCGGCGGGCGGGTGGACGTCTACTGCGCCAACGCCGGACTCGGCTCGGGCGGCGACGCGTTCGCCGACGAGGCCGTCTGGGAGGCGGCCTGGGACACCAACGTCATGGCCCACGTACGCGCGGCCCGGCTGCTGCTGCCCGAGTGGCTGGAGCGCGGCAGCGGGCGCTTCGTCTCCACCGTCTCGGCCGCGGGACTGCTGACCATGATCGGGGCGGCGCCGTACAGTGTCACCAAGCACGGTGCGCTCGCCTTCGCGGAGTGGCTCTCGCTGACCTACCGCCACCGCGGCCTCCAGGTCCACGCCATCTGTCCGCAAGGGGTCCGCACCGACATGCTGACGGCAGCGGGCTCGGCGGGCGAACTCGTCCTCGCGCCGACCGCGATCGAGCCGGAAGCGGTCGCGGACGCGCTGTTCGACGGCATGGAGAAGGGCCGGTTCCTGATCCTCCCGCACCCCGAGGTCGCGGACTACTACGCCGCCCGCGCCACCGGACCGGACCGCTGGCTCGGCAACATGAACCACATCCAGCAGAAGTGGGAGACCAGGTGA
- a CDS encoding 3-keto-5-aminohexanoate cleavage protein: MPAPVLVSLNGGRGAADGAAVPLSPPDLVESALAAVAAGAGEVLVHPRTPCGRESLSPRVVGPLLEAMRGAGVFVPLSVSAGIGAEPDPAGRLERVRSWTVLPDRAVVHFAEPGAEELGRALLARGVAVDAVVPLGGEDDAGSGSGSGSEPGPLARFLAWPVRDPARIRLAVELAAADPALVAGLRWLPPVPLLLFGREAAAWPVLRLAARCGAAARTGLGDVLHLPDGRPARSNAELVTAARDIAAVDAAATTGSR, from the coding sequence GTGCCGGCTCCGGTGCTGGTGTCGCTCAACGGGGGGCGCGGAGCCGCCGACGGCGCCGCCGTACCGCTGTCCCCGCCCGATCTGGTGGAGTCGGCGCTGGCGGCGGTGGCCGCCGGGGCCGGGGAGGTGCTGGTCCATCCGCGGACCCCGTGCGGCCGGGAGAGCCTGTCTCCCCGGGTCGTCGGGCCGCTGCTGGAGGCGATGCGGGGCGCGGGGGTCTTCGTACCGCTTTCGGTGTCCGCGGGGATCGGGGCCGAGCCGGATCCGGCGGGGCGGCTGGAGCGGGTCCGGTCGTGGACGGTGCTGCCGGACCGGGCGGTGGTGCATTTCGCGGAGCCGGGGGCCGAGGAGCTGGGGCGGGCCCTGCTGGCGCGGGGCGTGGCCGTGGACGCGGTGGTTCCGCTGGGCGGGGAGGACGACGCCGGGTCGGGGTCGGGGTCGGGGTCGGAGCCGGGGCCGCTGGCCCGGTTCCTGGCCTGGCCCGTACGGGATCCCGCGCGGATCCGGCTCGCGGTGGAACTGGCCGCCGCCGATCCGGCGCTGGTGGCGGGGCTGCGCTGGCTGCCGCCCGTACCGCTGCTGCTGTTCGGGCGGGAGGCCGCCGCCTGGCCGGTGCTGCGGCTGGCCGCGCGGTGCGGCGCGGCGGCGCGGACCGGCCTGGGCGACGTACTGCACCTGCCGGACGGCCGTCCGGCGCGCTCGAACGCCGAGCTGGTGACCGCGGCCCGCGACATCGCCGCTGTCGACGCGGCTGCTACAACCGGGAGCCGGTGA
- a CDS encoding MaoC family dehydratase has product MAEPRIFTSAEELRAGIGEPLGPSGWLEVDQKRIDLFADATGDHQWIHVDPERAADGPFGSTIAHGYLTLSLLPSLVPQIMRVEGMKMGINYGTNKVRFPAPVPVGSRLRATAVIAEVTEAGGGVQVTATVTVEREGGDKPVCVAESVSRYYF; this is encoded by the coding sequence ATGGCCGAGCCGAGGATCTTCACGTCCGCCGAGGAGCTGCGCGCAGGGATCGGGGAACCGCTGGGTCCGAGCGGGTGGCTGGAAGTGGACCAGAAGCGGATCGACCTGTTCGCCGACGCCACCGGTGACCACCAGTGGATCCACGTGGACCCGGAGCGGGCCGCGGACGGGCCCTTCGGCTCCACCATCGCCCACGGCTATCTGACGCTGTCGCTGCTGCCGAGCCTGGTCCCGCAGATCATGCGGGTCGAGGGCATGAAGATGGGCATCAACTACGGTACGAACAAGGTGCGCTTCCCGGCGCCGGTGCCGGTCGGCTCGCGGCTGCGCGCCACCGCCGTGATCGCCGAGGTCACGGAGGCGGGCGGCGGGGTCCAGGTCACGGCGACGGTCACGGTCGAGCGCGAGGGCGGCGACAAGCCGGTGTGCGTCGCGGAGTCGGTGTCCCGGTACTACTTCTGA
- a CDS encoding acyl-CoA dehydrogenase family protein yields MNLELSEEQEAVRRLAREFTEREIAPYAAEWDRAESVDRAVVRKLGDLGFLGLTVPEEYGGSGGDHLAYVLVTEELGRGDSAVRGIVSVSLGLVAKTIAAWGTEEQKREWLPRLCSGEALGCFGLTEPGTGSDAGSLTTRAVREGDAYVVSGSKMFITNGTWADVVLLFARTGEEPGHRGISAFLVPTDTPGLTRREVHGKLGLRGQATAELAFDGVEVPASAMLGPAGKGFSVAMSALAKGRMSVAAGCVGIAQAALDAAVSYAAQREQFGKPIAHHQLVQELIADISVDVDAARLLTWRVADLVDRGQPFATESSTAKLFASEAAVRAASNALQVHGGYGYIDEYPAGKLLRDARVMTLYEGTSQIQKLLIGRARTGVSAF; encoded by the coding sequence GTGAACCTGGAGCTGAGCGAGGAACAGGAAGCCGTACGCCGGCTCGCCCGCGAGTTCACCGAGCGCGAGATCGCCCCGTACGCGGCCGAATGGGACCGCGCCGAGAGCGTGGACCGGGCCGTCGTCAGGAAACTCGGCGACCTCGGCTTCCTCGGCCTGACCGTCCCCGAGGAGTACGGCGGCTCCGGTGGCGACCACCTCGCCTACGTCCTCGTCACCGAGGAGCTCGGCCGCGGCGACTCCGCCGTGCGCGGCATCGTCTCCGTCTCCCTCGGCCTGGTCGCCAAGACCATCGCCGCCTGGGGAACGGAGGAGCAGAAGCGGGAGTGGCTGCCCCGCCTCTGCTCCGGCGAGGCGCTCGGCTGTTTCGGCCTGACCGAACCCGGTACGGGCTCCGACGCCGGCAGCCTCACCACCCGCGCCGTGCGCGAGGGGGACGCGTACGTCGTCAGTGGCAGCAAGATGTTCATCACCAACGGCACCTGGGCGGACGTGGTCCTCCTCTTCGCCCGGACCGGCGAAGAGCCAGGCCACCGCGGCATCTCCGCCTTCCTCGTCCCCACCGACACCCCCGGACTCACCCGCCGCGAGGTCCACGGCAAGCTGGGCCTGCGCGGCCAGGCCACCGCCGAACTCGCCTTCGACGGGGTCGAGGTCCCCGCCTCCGCGATGCTCGGCCCCGCGGGCAAGGGCTTCTCCGTGGCCATGTCGGCCCTGGCCAAGGGCCGGATGTCGGTGGCCGCCGGATGCGTGGGCATCGCCCAGGCGGCGCTGGACGCCGCCGTCTCGTACGCCGCCCAGCGCGAGCAGTTCGGCAAGCCGATCGCCCACCACCAGCTGGTCCAGGAGCTGATCGCCGACATCTCGGTCGACGTGGACGCGGCCCGGCTGCTCACCTGGCGGGTCGCCGATCTCGTGGACCGCGGGCAGCCCTTCGCCACCGAGTCCTCCACCGCCAAGCTCTTCGCCTCCGAGGCCGCCGTGCGCGCCGCGAGCAATGCCCTCCAGGTGCACGGCGGTTACGGCTACATCGACGAGTACCCGGCCGGCAAACTCCTGCGCGACGCCCGCGTGATGACCCTGTACGAGGGCACCAGCCAGATCCAGAAGCTGCTGATCGGCCGCGCCCGCACCGGGGTCTCCGCTTTCTGA
- a CDS encoding serine-threonine protein kinase, translating into MSDATAAGGGIGVGPYAELTFDADGDADPGTRDAVGLLEATDLLVFAHGWNSDRSTSTRLFDRFYAPFPRLVGPGVRLGFVGVVWPSIRFSDEPIPDFDPHGALAEPGHGTALDPATLRALGEFWPGRVAELDRVAELLEDRPESQAAFTEFGALVRELAGVDAVDPTDPTAAVSGVGAAAAATGAPAVPAIFTEDVLEVCRALTEGLVEAGGLPGGAAGPGFSPGGGLRSLWNGAKELLRQATYYQMKKRAGVVGEHGLGPVLADLAARRPALRIHLIGHSFGARVVSFSLRAVPDGARYVKSATLLQGAFSHYSFADRLPYDNSSGGALRGMQRKVDGPVVACHSPYDSALKVFYPLASRMAGDSAGLLGFGERWGAIGHDGVQAVSGAPRLTLDAALSAGVPQAGCVSVDTGSVVRRGGPPSGAHSDICHEELARLVVAAGRMGR; encoded by the coding sequence ATGTCGGACGCAACGGCGGCGGGCGGCGGGATCGGAGTCGGTCCGTACGCGGAGCTGACCTTCGACGCCGACGGGGACGCGGACCCGGGCACCCGGGACGCGGTGGGCCTGCTGGAGGCCACCGACCTGCTGGTCTTCGCCCACGGCTGGAACAGCGACCGGTCGACATCGACCCGGCTCTTCGACCGCTTCTACGCACCCTTCCCGAGGCTGGTGGGGCCGGGGGTGCGGCTGGGGTTCGTGGGTGTCGTCTGGCCCTCGATCCGGTTCTCGGACGAGCCGATCCCCGACTTCGACCCGCACGGCGCTCTCGCCGAACCGGGCCACGGCACGGCCCTGGACCCCGCCACGCTGCGGGCGCTCGGGGAGTTCTGGCCGGGGCGGGTGGCGGAGCTGGACCGGGTCGCCGAACTGCTGGAGGACCGGCCGGAGTCACAGGCCGCGTTCACCGAATTCGGGGCGCTGGTCCGGGAGCTGGCGGGCGTGGACGCGGTGGACCCGACGGACCCGACGGCCGCGGTGAGCGGGGTGGGCGCCGCTGCCGCTGCCACCGGCGCTCCCGCGGTGCCCGCGATCTTCACGGAGGACGTACTGGAGGTGTGCCGGGCCCTCACCGAGGGGCTGGTCGAGGCGGGCGGGCTGCCCGGCGGCGCCGCCGGGCCCGGCTTCTCCCCGGGCGGCGGCCTGCGCTCGCTGTGGAACGGCGCCAAGGAACTGCTGCGGCAGGCCACGTACTACCAGATGAAGAAACGGGCCGGAGTGGTCGGCGAGCACGGCCTCGGCCCGGTCCTCGCCGACCTGGCCGCCCGCCGCCCGGCCCTGCGCATCCACCTCATCGGCCACAGCTTCGGGGCCCGGGTGGTGTCCTTCTCGCTGCGCGCGGTGCCGGACGGCGCCCGGTACGTGAAGTCCGCGACCCTGCTCCAGGGGGCCTTCTCCCACTACTCCTTCGCCGACCGGCTCCCCTACGACAACAGCAGCGGCGGCGCCCTGCGCGGGATGCAGCGCAAGGTCGACGGCCCGGTGGTCGCCTGCCACTCCCCGTACGACTCCGCCCTCAAGGTCTTCTATCCGCTGGCCTCGCGGATGGCAGGTGATTCGGCCGGTCTCCTCGGTTTCGGCGAGCGGTGGGGCGCGATCGGTCACGACGGGGTGCAGGCGGTGTCGGGTGCGCCGCGTCTCACCCTCGACGCGGCCCTGAGCGCGGGGGTGCCGCAGGCCGGTTGCGTCAGTGTGGACACCGGGTCGGTGGTGCGCCGCGGGGGTCCGCCGTCGGGGGCGCACAGCGACATCTGCCACGAGGAGCTGGCCCGGCTCGTGGTTGCCGCGGGGCGCATGGGGCGCTGA
- a CDS encoding TetR/AcrR family transcriptional regulator → MARPRKPLLSRDLIVGAAGALVDAEGLEAVSTRRLAAALGVSGPSLYNHFRTKDEILEAVADAVSARVDLSMFEPGAGRDWRGALHDWAHSYRDALADHPNIVPLLARGPGRRPAGLRVADAVFGAMTAAGWPPAQATRIGALMRYFILGSAVASFAGGFVDDEAAYDPSDYPHLGQAHLLAERRREVDEGAFETGLAALLDGLALQHEALTGRAAG, encoded by the coding sequence ATGGCCAGACCGCGCAAGCCCCTCCTCAGTCGGGACCTCATCGTCGGGGCGGCGGGCGCGCTGGTGGACGCGGAGGGGCTGGAGGCGGTGTCGACGCGGCGGCTGGCCGCCGCGCTGGGGGTCAGCGGGCCTTCGCTGTACAACCACTTCCGCACGAAGGACGAGATCCTGGAAGCGGTCGCGGACGCGGTGAGCGCCCGAGTCGACTTGTCGATGTTCGAGCCGGGAGCGGGCCGGGACTGGCGGGGCGCCCTGCACGACTGGGCCCACTCGTACCGGGACGCGCTGGCCGACCACCCGAACATCGTGCCGTTGCTGGCGCGCGGCCCGGGCCGGCGTCCGGCGGGGCTGCGGGTGGCGGACGCGGTGTTCGGGGCGATGACGGCGGCCGGGTGGCCGCCGGCCCAGGCGACGCGGATCGGCGCGCTGATGCGGTACTTCATCCTGGGCTCGGCGGTGGCCTCGTTCGCCGGGGGTTTCGTGGACGACGAGGCCGCGTACGACCCGTCGGACTACCCCCACCTCGGCCAGGCCCACCTGCTGGCGGAGCGCCGGCGCGAGGTGGACGAGGGCGCGTTCGAGACGGGCCTGGCCGCCCTGCTGGACGGACTGGCCCTCCAGCACGAGGCGTTGACGGGCCGGGCCGCGGGCTAG
- a CDS encoding TetR/AcrR family transcriptional regulator, whose product MDSAEETTGGYRPWSEVTPDAARRLLVAAVEAFAERGYHATTTRDIAGRAGMSPAALYIHYKTKEELLHRISRIGHDKALEILETAAHGPGSAAERLDAAVRSFVLWHAAHHTTARVVQYELDALAPEHRLEIVELRRRSDAAVRRILADGVAAGEFDVPDVPGTTLAVLSLCIDVARWFNTAGRRTPDEVGGLYADLVLRMVGAAPGGSAGSAVPQK is encoded by the coding sequence ATGGACAGCGCGGAGGAGACGACCGGCGGCTACCGGCCGTGGTCGGAGGTCACCCCCGACGCCGCACGGCGGCTGCTCGTCGCCGCGGTCGAAGCGTTCGCGGAGCGCGGGTACCACGCCACCACCACGCGTGACATCGCGGGACGGGCCGGGATGAGCCCGGCCGCGCTCTACATCCACTACAAGACCAAGGAAGAGCTGCTCCACCGGATCAGCCGCATCGGCCACGACAAGGCCCTGGAAATCCTGGAGACCGCCGCGCACGGCCCGGGTTCGGCCGCCGAGCGCCTCGACGCCGCCGTCCGGTCCTTCGTGCTGTGGCACGCCGCGCACCACACCACCGCGCGCGTGGTCCAGTACGAGCTCGACGCCCTCGCCCCGGAGCACCGCCTGGAAATCGTCGAACTGCGCCGGCGGAGCGACGCCGCCGTACGCCGCATCCTCGCCGACGGGGTCGCGGCGGGGGAGTTCGACGTTCCCGACGTCCCCGGCACCACCCTCGCCGTCCTGTCCCTGTGCATCGACGTGGCCCGCTGGTTCAACACGGCCGGCCGCCGCACGCCCGACGAGGTCGGTGGACTCTACGCCGACCTCGTCCTGCGCATGGTCGGAGCGGCCCCCGGCGGATCCGCCGGATCCGCCGTGCCTCAGAAGTAG
- the soxR gene encoding redox-sensitive transcriptional activator SoxR, which produces MPQIPEKVHELTVGQLSARSGAAVSALHFYETKGLISSRRTTGNQRRYSRDALRRVAFVRAAQRVGIPLAAIRDALAQLPEGRTPNREDWARLSEAWRAELDQRISQLARLRDHLTDCIGCGCLSLKNCALSNPDDVFGDRLTGSRL; this is translated from the coding sequence GTGCCGCAGATTCCCGAGAAAGTCCACGAGCTCACCGTCGGCCAGCTGTCCGCCCGCAGCGGCGCTGCCGTCTCCGCGCTGCACTTCTACGAGACCAAGGGCCTGATCAGCAGCCGCCGCACCACCGGCAACCAGCGCCGCTACAGCCGCGACGCGCTGCGCCGGGTGGCCTTCGTACGCGCGGCCCAGCGCGTCGGCATCCCGCTCGCCGCCATCCGCGACGCCCTCGCCCAGCTCCCCGAGGGGCGCACCCCCAACCGCGAGGACTGGGCCCGGCTCTCGGAGGCATGGCGCGCCGAACTCGACCAGCGCATATCCCAGCTGGCGCGCCTGCGCGACCACCTGACCGACTGCATCGGCTGCGGCTGCCTCTCCCTGAAGAACTGCGCCCTGTCCAACCCGGACGACGTCTTCGGCGACCGGCTCACCGGCTCCCGGTTGTAG
- a CDS encoding YiaA/YiaB family inner membrane protein — protein MNETPVKQRNSAAYYGQAVASFAIAICAVAVGIYHLQVDGWVRAFLGIAVLYLTTSAFTLAKVVRDRQELTQIVTRVDQARMEKIMADYDPFQPKV, from the coding sequence ATGAACGAGACACCGGTCAAGCAGCGCAACTCGGCGGCGTACTACGGTCAGGCGGTCGCCTCCTTCGCCATCGCCATCTGTGCCGTCGCCGTCGGGATCTACCACCTCCAGGTGGACGGCTGGGTCCGCGCCTTCCTCGGTATCGCGGTCCTCTACCTGACCACCTCGGCCTTCACCCTCGCCAAGGTGGTCCGGGACCGCCAGGAGCTCACCCAGATCGTCACCCGGGTCGACCAGGCCCGGATGGAGAAGATCATGGCCGACTACGACCCCTTCCAGCCGAAGGTCTGA